In Malus sylvestris chromosome 15, drMalSylv7.2, whole genome shotgun sequence, a single genomic region encodes these proteins:
- the LOC126604882 gene encoding probable polyol transporter 6 — MPKHTTTSPMEVEGSGESCETPERINKIACACAVVASIISIIFGYDTGVMSGAMIFIKEDLKINDVQVEVLAGILNICALVGSLAAGRTSDYIGRRCTIVIASIIFLIGAVLMGYGPNYAVLMTGRCTAGVGVGFALMIAPVYSAEISSAKSRGRLTALPELCISLGILLGYVSNYLFGKFTLKLGWRLMLGVAGLPSIVLAFGILKMPESPRWLVMQGRLAEAKKTLLLVSNSKQEAEHRFRDILVAAGINKNCNEDVVKVSNTTRGEGVWKELFLRPTPAVRRILIAAIGIHFFEHATGIEAVVLYSPRIFKKAGILGKDKLLLATVGVGLTKTVFICVATLFLDKAGRRRLLLTSTGGMIIALAGLGFGLTMAEHSKEKLTWALSFSIVAIYVFVAFFSIGLGPITWVYSTEIFPLKLRAQGTSIGVAVNRLMNATISMSFISIYKAITIGGAFFMFAGIAVLAWIFFFFFLPETKGRSLEEMELVFSKTSDASRSRNGTV; from the exons ATGCCGAAGCATACTACTACATCCCCGATGGAGGTGGAGGGCAGTGGCGAAAGCTGCGAAACACCGGAAAGGATAAACAAGATTGCTTGTGCTTGTGCTGTGGTAGCCTCCATTATATCCATTATATTTGGCTATG ATACTGGTGTGATGAGTGGAGCCATGATCTTCATCAAGGAAGACCTCAAAATCAACGATGTACAAGTTGAAGTACTTGCAGGAATACTAAACATTTGTGCTCTAGTGGGATCCCTAGCAGCTGGAAGAACATCTGATTACATCGGTCGGCGTTGCACTATTGTTATAGCCTCCATTATTTTCTTAATAGGTGCAGTGCTTATGGGGTATGGTCCAAACTATGCAGTCCTAATGACTGGGAGGTGCACTGCTGGTGTCGGTGTAGGGTTTGCACTAATGATTGCTCCAGTTTACTCCGCAGAAATTTCATCTGCCAAATCAAGAGGCCGTCTAACCGCGCTCCCAGAGCTTTGCATAAGTCTTGGAATCTTACTAGGGTATGTATCAAATTATTTGTTTGGTAAATTCACTTTGAAACTCGGATGGAGATTGATGTTAGGAGTTGCTGGACTTCCTTCTATTGTCTTAGCTTTTGGGATTCTCAAAATGCCCGAGTCCCCAAGATGGTTGGTGATGCAAGGTAGGCTAGCAGAAGCCAAGAAAACTTTGTTACTAGTTTCTAATTCCAAACAAGAAGCCGAGCACCGTTTTCGCGATATCTTGGTTGCTGCTGGAATCAACAAAAATTGCAACGAAGATGTGGTGAAGGTCAGTAACACCACTAGGGGTGAAGGGGTTTGGAAAGAACTATTTTTGAGGCCAACGCCCGCCGTCCGCAGGATTTTAATTGCAGCGATTGGAATCCACTTTTTTGAGCATGCGACAGGGATAGAAGCTGTTGTGTTATATAGTCCAAGAATATTCAAAAAAGCTGGGATCCTTGGCAAAGACAAGTTATTGCTTGCCACAGTTGGAGTTGGGCTCACAAAAACTGTGTTTATATGTGTAGCCACACTGTTCCTTGACAAAGCTGGGAGAAGGCGCCTACTGTTGACCAGCACTGGTGGCATGATTATAGCCCTAGCAGGTTTAGGGTTTGGTTTGACCATGGCTGAGCACTCCAAAGAGAAGCTGACTTGGGCTCTAAGCTTCAGTATTGTGGCAATATATGTGTTTGTGGCATTCTTCTCAATTGGGCTGGGGCCCATAACATGGGTTTACAGTACTGAGATTTTTCCCTTGAAGCTTAGGGCACAAGGTACCAGTATTGGGGTGGCTGTGAATAGGCTTATGAATGCAACTATTTCTATGAGCTTCATTTCAATTTACAAGGCAATTACAATTGGAGGGGCCTTCTTTATGTTTGCAGGCATAGCTGTTTTAGCCtggatatttttctttttcttcttgccAGAGACCAAGGGAAGGTCCTTGGAAGAGATGGAATTGGTTTTCAGCAAAACTAGTGATGCTAGTAGGTCTAGAAATGGTACTGTATGA